In Candidatus Methylacidiphilales bacterium, the following proteins share a genomic window:
- the pyrF gene encoding orotidine-5'-phosphate decarboxylase → MNPENLILALDVYDSKEAFSWVERFSGRIGYFKIGLQLFTSHGPELVRKIRQRGAKVFLDLKLHDIPNTVAKTVESLCQLDIHFLTIHTLGGKSMMNAAVEAAAGHPQTTLLGVTILTHLDDDDLRAMGFDHTVSGEVINLARLAQDSGLHGLVCSPREVSLLRKQLGPDLCLVTPGVRPEGSEPDDQTRIATPQQAILSGSNHVVIGRPILKSADPDKVLSDLLAS, encoded by the coding sequence ATGAACCCCGAGAATCTGATTCTTGCCCTGGATGTCTATGACTCAAAGGAAGCATTTTCATGGGTGGAACGATTTTCAGGCCGCATCGGCTATTTTAAAATCGGCCTTCAATTGTTCACGTCCCACGGCCCCGAGCTTGTGCGCAAGATCCGCCAACGCGGGGCCAAGGTCTTCCTGGACCTTAAATTGCACGACATTCCCAACACCGTGGCCAAAACCGTGGAATCCCTCTGCCAACTCGATATTCATTTTCTCACCATTCACACCCTGGGCGGCAAAAGCATGATGAACGCCGCCGTGGAGGCCGCCGCAGGCCATCCGCAAACCACACTGCTTGGCGTGACAATCCTGACCCATCTCGATGATGACGACCTCCGCGCGATGGGTTTTGACCATACAGTATCCGGTGAAGTCATAAACCTTGCCCGCTTGGCTCAGGATTCGGGCCTGCACGGACTGGTTTGCTCCCCGCGGGAAGTTTCCCTGCTCCGCAAGCAACTGGGGCCGGATCTTTGCCTGGTCACGCCGGGCGTACGCCCCGAAGGCTCGGAACCGGACGACCAAACCCGCATTGCCACACCGCAGCAAGCCATCCTTTCCGGCAGCAACCATGTCGTGATCGGCCGCCCGATCCTGAAATCAGCCGATCCCGATAAAGTGCTTAGCGATTTGCTGGCGTCTTAG
- a CDS encoding DUF6308 family protein has product MRQLRFEHQIRRLELLACTRQIPQNDRYLETYPELLGSIQALLPLDRSKLILVAHAVFGWMPTQIRIDMQKINTALDDINSILQGADASVDNITLLASTFQTINGNSVVAASKILHFLDPANYPIWDGKVAKVWKRPPNGTRAANNYHEFTQACRQFMKNETAQQTCQAMRGRLATAGYSYHMEDMRLIELMLFLPP; this is encoded by the coding sequence ATGCGCCAATTGCGGTTTGAACACCAGATTCGACGGTTAGAGCTGTTGGCCTGCACGCGCCAGATCCCACAGAATGACCGCTACCTCGAAACGTATCCCGAACTTTTGGGGTCAATTCAGGCGTTGCTACCTCTGGATCGCAGTAAGCTGATCCTGGTGGCCCACGCGGTTTTTGGTTGGATGCCAACGCAAATCCGCATCGATATGCAAAAAATCAACACCGCACTCGACGACATAAATTCAATCTTACAAGGCGCGGATGCTTCGGTGGACAACATCACACTACTGGCATCGACATTCCAAACGATCAACGGCAATTCGGTGGTTGCAGCATCCAAAATTCTTCACTTTCTCGATCCTGCCAATTACCCCATTTGGGATGGTAAAGTTGCCAAGGTCTGGAAACGGCCTCCAAACGGAACGAGGGCAGCTAACAACTACCATGAGTTCACGCAGGCGTGTCGCCAATTCATGAAAAACGAGACAGCTCAGCAAACCTGCCAGGCTATGCGCGGACGTCTGGCTACAGCAGGTTATTCTTACCACATGGAGGATATGCGGTTGATCGAACTTATGCTTTTTCTGCCACCATAA
- a CDS encoding metallophosphoesterase, with amino-acid sequence MPIHLPPLTRRAFLRTSIFAGTALALGDRRLSAAETAPDPHTWALLSDVHINADPLKEDRGVVMTENLKAVVKEILALSKRPAHMFIDGDCAHHSGELADYTQFLSLIEPARKSGMPIDLTLGNHDHREHFISSIPGAGKHPHPVENRYVSVLQTARANWFMLDSLDQVNMSPGLFGRAQLDWLAKQLDANKDKPAIICGHHTLYGKGSLQDTDAFLALLAPRRQVKAYIFGHSHAWAFAEHEGIHLINLPAVAYVFSKEQPNGWVHATLLESGLRLQLSALDKTHPAHGQVKEFAWRS; translated from the coding sequence ATGCCGATCCATCTGCCCCCGCTGACACGCCGCGCGTTTTTGCGTACATCGATTTTTGCCGGGACCGCGCTGGCCTTGGGAGACAGGCGTCTCTCTGCCGCGGAAACAGCGCCTGACCCGCACACCTGGGCACTTCTATCTGATGTGCATATTAACGCCGACCCGCTCAAAGAAGATCGCGGAGTCGTGATGACGGAAAATCTAAAAGCCGTCGTGAAGGAGATCCTGGCTCTTTCCAAACGCCCCGCGCACATGTTCATCGACGGGGATTGCGCGCATCACAGCGGCGAACTCGCGGATTACACCCAGTTTCTCAGCCTCATCGAACCGGCGCGCAAGTCGGGCATGCCGATTGATCTCACGCTGGGCAACCACGACCATCGCGAACATTTCATCAGCAGCATCCCCGGCGCGGGCAAACATCCGCATCCGGTGGAAAACCGCTACGTCTCAGTGCTGCAAACGGCGAGGGCAAACTGGTTCATGCTGGATTCGCTCGACCAGGTGAACATGTCACCGGGATTGTTCGGCCGGGCGCAGCTCGACTGGCTTGCGAAACAACTCGACGCGAACAAGGACAAACCCGCCATCATTTGCGGCCATCACACGCTTTACGGCAAAGGCAGCCTACAGGATACGGATGCATTCCTCGCGTTGCTGGCGCCCCGCAGGCAGGTGAAGGCTTACATCTTTGGCCATTCCCATGCGTGGGCATTTGCGGAACACGAGGGCATCCACCTGATCAATCTCCCGGCGGTTGCCTACGTGTTCAGCAAGGAGCAGCCCAACGGCTGGGTGCATGCCACCCTGCTGGAATCGGGGCTGCGACTGCAATTAAGCGCGCTCGACAAAACCCATCCCGCGCACGGACAGGTGAAGGAATTTGCGTGGCGGAGTTGA
- the ispE gene encoding 4-(cytidine 5'-diphospho)-2-C-methyl-D-erythritol kinase, whose protein sequence is MKVRCPAKINLYLRILGKRPDGFHELETLMCPVSLFDEMELERADGGVELRVEGADIPAGDDNLVVRAARLLQEFSGKSHGARIFLRKAIPVGGGLAGGSSNAALALLALNRLWDCGLPMEKLEQAAASMGSDINFFLYRKPAICRGRGEQVEPVELSRPLAGLLVNPGFGVPTPWAYKTYAANPRKGELGRLLLQSRAGKGAAWQEFRLQNDLEPAVFDKYLWIREAGRWLARQNDVLDSMMSGSGATVFALLENKVQAECVAAKARDYFGARTWIQPVDLLTKGWNYEFLSD, encoded by the coding sequence ATGAAAGTTCGTTGTCCTGCCAAAATTAATCTGTATCTCCGCATCCTCGGCAAGCGGCCGGACGGATTTCATGAATTGGAGACCTTGATGTGCCCGGTTTCCCTGTTTGATGAGATGGAACTGGAACGGGCGGACGGCGGCGTCGAGCTCCGGGTGGAGGGGGCGGATATTCCGGCGGGAGATGATAATTTGGTTGTTCGCGCGGCCCGGCTGCTTCAGGAATTTTCCGGGAAATCGCATGGAGCCAGGATTTTTCTTAGGAAGGCGATTCCGGTTGGAGGCGGGTTGGCTGGGGGCAGCAGCAATGCGGCGCTTGCCCTGCTGGCGTTGAACCGGCTGTGGGATTGCGGGTTGCCGATGGAAAAACTGGAACAGGCGGCTGCCTCGATGGGTAGTGACATTAATTTCTTTTTGTACCGAAAACCTGCAATTTGCCGCGGCCGCGGCGAACAGGTTGAGCCGGTGGAATTATCCCGGCCTCTGGCGGGATTGCTCGTCAATCCTGGGTTTGGCGTGCCGACACCCTGGGCGTACAAGACGTATGCGGCGAACCCGCGAAAAGGGGAACTGGGGCGGTTGCTGCTGCAGTCCAGGGCGGGGAAGGGCGCGGCCTGGCAGGAATTCAGGTTGCAGAATGACCTTGAGCCCGCAGTGTTTGATAAATACCTGTGGATCCGGGAAGCCGGAAGATGGCTGGCCCGGCAGAATGATGTGCTGGATTCGATGATGAGCGGCAGCGGCGCGACGGTGTTCGCACTGCTGGAAAACAAGGTTCAGGCTGAATGTGTGGCGGCAAAGGCCCGGGATTATTTTGGAGCGAGGACTTGGATTCAACCTGTGGACCTGCTAACGAAAGGTTGGAATTATGAATTCCTATCTGATTGA